A single genomic interval of Falco cherrug isolate bFalChe1 chromosome 8, bFalChe1.pri, whole genome shotgun sequence harbors:
- the STEAP3 gene encoding metalloreductase STEAP3 isoform X2, which translates to MSCVVGPTDCMDTRMSRGDMAKPLLGHRSMEGDPSSMPAAGRTIGVLGSGDFARSLAIRLVCSGFKVVVGSRNPKRKASLFPSAAEVTFQAEAVKKTDIIFVAVFREHYSTLCDLADVLVGKILVDVSNNTEINHHKESNAEYLASLFPACTVVKGFNVVSAWTLQSGARDGNKQVLICSNNQEAKRTVAEIAQVMGFTPVDMGCMSSACEIENIPLRLLPAWKIPIFLALGLFLCFFTYNLIRQVIHPYIREQKNKLYKIPIEVVNTTLPCVAYVMLSLVYLPGVLAACSQLYYGTKYRRFPDWLDQWLQHRKQIGLLSFFCAALHAVYSFCLPMRRSHRYQLIETAVKQAVEKKMNVWVEEEVWRMEIYISVGIIALGLLSLLAITSLPSIANSLNWREFSFVQSTLGFIALVISTLHTLTYGWSRAFDENQYKFYLPPTYTLTLLVPCTVILAKVIFSLPCVQQRLLRIRRGWEKGRYVKFVLPSATGEYSSGETSSNV; encoded by the exons ATGTCCTGTGTGGTAGGACCGACTGACTGCATGGACACCAG GATGTCCAGAGGAGACATGGCCAAACCCCTCCTGGGCCATCGGAGCATGGAGGGTGACCCCAGCAGCATGCCAGCGGCCGGCCGCACCATCGGGGTGCTGGGGAGCGGGGACTTTGCGCGGTCGTTGGCCATCCGCCTGGTGTGCTCCGGGTTCAAGGTGGTGGTTGGCAGCCGCAACCCGAAGCGAAAAGCCAGCCTCTTCCCTTCTGCGGCAGAAGTCACCTTCCAGGCTGAGGCGGTGAAGAAGACGGACATCATTTTTGTGGCAGTTTTCAGGGAACATTACTCCACCCTCTGTGACCTGGCTGATGTGCTGGTGGGCAAGATCCTGGTGGACGTTAGTAACAACACCGAGATCAACCATCACAAAGAATCCAATGCCGAGTACTTGGCTTCCCTGTTCCCAGCCTGCACCGTGGTCAAGGGGTTTAACGTGGTTTCTGCGTGGACGCTGCAGTCAGGTGCCAGGGATGGAAATAAGCAG GTTCTGATTTGCTCAAATAACCAAGAAGCCAAGCGCACTGTAGCAGAAATTGCTCAAGTCATGGGATTCACCCCTGTGGACATGGGCTGCATGTCATCAGCCTGTGAGATTGAGAACATTCCCCTGCGCCTCTTGCCAGCCTGGAAAATCCCCATCTTTTTGGCATTGGGgctctttctttgcttcttcacTTACAACCTGATCCGGCAGGTCATCCACCCTTACATCAGGGAACAGAAGAACAAGTTGTACAAGATCCCCATTGAGGTGGTCAACACAACGCTGCCTTGTGTGGCCTACGTCATGCTCTCTCTTGTCTACCTGCCcggggtgctggcagcctgctcccagctctACTATGGCACCAAATACAGGCGCTTTCCAGACTGGCTTGACCAGTGGCTCCAGCACCGAAAGCAGATCGGGCTCCTCAGCTTCTTCTGTGCAGCTTTGCATGCCGTGTACAGCTTCTGCCTGCCCATGCGCCGCTCCCACCGCTACCAACTAATCGAGACAGCCGTCAAGCAG GCTGTGGAGAAGAAGATGAATGTCTGGGTAGAGGAGGAAGTCTGGAGGATGGAGATTTATATCTCTGTTGGAATAATTGCCCTGGGCTTGCTGTCGTTACTTGCCATCACTTCACTTCCATCCATCGCAAACTCTCTCAACTGGAGGGAATTCAGTTTCGTTCAG TCCACCCTTGGATTTATTGCCTTGGTAATCAGCACTCTGCACACACTCACATACGGATGGTCAAGGGCCTTTGATGAGAACCAGTACAAATTCTACCTGCCGCCAACCTACACCCTCACGCTGCTCGTCCCGTGTACTGTGATCCTAGCAAAAGTCATCTTCAGTTTGCCCTGCGTCCAGCAAAGACTTCTGCGAATcaggaggggctgggagaaggggagatACGTGAAGTTTGTTCTGCCCAGCGCAACGGGGGAATATTCAAGCGGGGAGACCTCTAGCAACGTCTAA
- the STEAP3 gene encoding metalloreductase STEAP3 isoform X4 has protein sequence MDECIQQVLDHTNPGNLPKPLGLPAQCGGLSPSNGAWTLLHACRMSRGDMAKPLLGHRSMEGDPSSMPAAGRTIGVLGSGDFARSLAIRLVCSGFKVVVGSRNPKRKASLFPSAAEVTFQAEAVKKTDIIFVAVFREHYSTLCDLADVLVGKILVDVSNNTEINHHKESNAEYLASLFPACTVVKGFNVVSAWTLQSGARDGNKQVLICSNNQEAKRTVAEIAQVMGFTPVDMGCMSSACEIENIPLRLLPAWKIPIFLALGLFLCFFTYNLIRQVIHPYIREQKNKLYKIPIEVVNTTLPCVAYVMLSLVYLPGVLAACSQLYYGTKYRRFPDWLDQWLQHRKQIGLLSFFCAALHAVYSFCLPMRRSHRYQLIETAVKQSTLGFIALVISTLHTLTYGWSRAFDENQYKFYLPPTYTLTLLVPCTVILAKVIFSLPCVQQRLLRIRRGWEKGRYVKFVLPSATGEYSSGETSSNV, from the exons ATGGATGAGTGTATCCAGCAGGTGTTGGATCACACAAACCCTGGAAACCTTCCTAAACCCCTTGGCCTTCCAGCCCAGTGTGGTGGTTTGTCCCCCTCCAATGGTGCTTGGACGTTACTGCACGCCTGCAG GATGTCCAGAGGAGACATGGCCAAACCCCTCCTGGGCCATCGGAGCATGGAGGGTGACCCCAGCAGCATGCCAGCGGCCGGCCGCACCATCGGGGTGCTGGGGAGCGGGGACTTTGCGCGGTCGTTGGCCATCCGCCTGGTGTGCTCCGGGTTCAAGGTGGTGGTTGGCAGCCGCAACCCGAAGCGAAAAGCCAGCCTCTTCCCTTCTGCGGCAGAAGTCACCTTCCAGGCTGAGGCGGTGAAGAAGACGGACATCATTTTTGTGGCAGTTTTCAGGGAACATTACTCCACCCTCTGTGACCTGGCTGATGTGCTGGTGGGCAAGATCCTGGTGGACGTTAGTAACAACACCGAGATCAACCATCACAAAGAATCCAATGCCGAGTACTTGGCTTCCCTGTTCCCAGCCTGCACCGTGGTCAAGGGGTTTAACGTGGTTTCTGCGTGGACGCTGCAGTCAGGTGCCAGGGATGGAAATAAGCAG GTTCTGATTTGCTCAAATAACCAAGAAGCCAAGCGCACTGTAGCAGAAATTGCTCAAGTCATGGGATTCACCCCTGTGGACATGGGCTGCATGTCATCAGCCTGTGAGATTGAGAACATTCCCCTGCGCCTCTTGCCAGCCTGGAAAATCCCCATCTTTTTGGCATTGGGgctctttctttgcttcttcacTTACAACCTGATCCGGCAGGTCATCCACCCTTACATCAGGGAACAGAAGAACAAGTTGTACAAGATCCCCATTGAGGTGGTCAACACAACGCTGCCTTGTGTGGCCTACGTCATGCTCTCTCTTGTCTACCTGCCcggggtgctggcagcctgctcccagctctACTATGGCACCAAATACAGGCGCTTTCCAGACTGGCTTGACCAGTGGCTCCAGCACCGAAAGCAGATCGGGCTCCTCAGCTTCTTCTGTGCAGCTTTGCATGCCGTGTACAGCTTCTGCCTGCCCATGCGCCGCTCCCACCGCTACCAACTAATCGAGACAGCCGTCAAGCAG TCCACCCTTGGATTTATTGCCTTGGTAATCAGCACTCTGCACACACTCACATACGGATGGTCAAGGGCCTTTGATGAGAACCAGTACAAATTCTACCTGCCGCCAACCTACACCCTCACGCTGCTCGTCCCGTGTACTGTGATCCTAGCAAAAGTCATCTTCAGTTTGCCCTGCGTCCAGCAAAGACTTCTGCGAATcaggaggggctgggagaaggggagatACGTGAAGTTTGTTCTGCCCAGCGCAACGGGGGAATATTCAAGCGGGGAGACCTCTAGCAACGTCTAA
- the STEAP3 gene encoding metalloreductase STEAP3 isoform X1, producing MDECIQQVLDHTNPGNLPKPLGLPAQCGGLSPSNGAWTLLHACRMSRGDMAKPLLGHRSMEGDPSSMPAAGRTIGVLGSGDFARSLAIRLVCSGFKVVVGSRNPKRKASLFPSAAEVTFQAEAVKKTDIIFVAVFREHYSTLCDLADVLVGKILVDVSNNTEINHHKESNAEYLASLFPACTVVKGFNVVSAWTLQSGARDGNKQVLICSNNQEAKRTVAEIAQVMGFTPVDMGCMSSACEIENIPLRLLPAWKIPIFLALGLFLCFFTYNLIRQVIHPYIREQKNKLYKIPIEVVNTTLPCVAYVMLSLVYLPGVLAACSQLYYGTKYRRFPDWLDQWLQHRKQIGLLSFFCAALHAVYSFCLPMRRSHRYQLIETAVKQAVEKKMNVWVEEEVWRMEIYISVGIIALGLLSLLAITSLPSIANSLNWREFSFVQSTLGFIALVISTLHTLTYGWSRAFDENQYKFYLPPTYTLTLLVPCTVILAKVIFSLPCVQQRLLRIRRGWEKGRYVKFVLPSATGEYSSGETSSNV from the exons ATGGATGAGTGTATCCAGCAGGTGTTGGATCACACAAACCCTGGAAACCTTCCTAAACCCCTTGGCCTTCCAGCCCAGTGTGGTGGTTTGTCCCCCTCCAATGGTGCTTGGACGTTACTGCACGCCTGCAG GATGTCCAGAGGAGACATGGCCAAACCCCTCCTGGGCCATCGGAGCATGGAGGGTGACCCCAGCAGCATGCCAGCGGCCGGCCGCACCATCGGGGTGCTGGGGAGCGGGGACTTTGCGCGGTCGTTGGCCATCCGCCTGGTGTGCTCCGGGTTCAAGGTGGTGGTTGGCAGCCGCAACCCGAAGCGAAAAGCCAGCCTCTTCCCTTCTGCGGCAGAAGTCACCTTCCAGGCTGAGGCGGTGAAGAAGACGGACATCATTTTTGTGGCAGTTTTCAGGGAACATTACTCCACCCTCTGTGACCTGGCTGATGTGCTGGTGGGCAAGATCCTGGTGGACGTTAGTAACAACACCGAGATCAACCATCACAAAGAATCCAATGCCGAGTACTTGGCTTCCCTGTTCCCAGCCTGCACCGTGGTCAAGGGGTTTAACGTGGTTTCTGCGTGGACGCTGCAGTCAGGTGCCAGGGATGGAAATAAGCAG GTTCTGATTTGCTCAAATAACCAAGAAGCCAAGCGCACTGTAGCAGAAATTGCTCAAGTCATGGGATTCACCCCTGTGGACATGGGCTGCATGTCATCAGCCTGTGAGATTGAGAACATTCCCCTGCGCCTCTTGCCAGCCTGGAAAATCCCCATCTTTTTGGCATTGGGgctctttctttgcttcttcacTTACAACCTGATCCGGCAGGTCATCCACCCTTACATCAGGGAACAGAAGAACAAGTTGTACAAGATCCCCATTGAGGTGGTCAACACAACGCTGCCTTGTGTGGCCTACGTCATGCTCTCTCTTGTCTACCTGCCcggggtgctggcagcctgctcccagctctACTATGGCACCAAATACAGGCGCTTTCCAGACTGGCTTGACCAGTGGCTCCAGCACCGAAAGCAGATCGGGCTCCTCAGCTTCTTCTGTGCAGCTTTGCATGCCGTGTACAGCTTCTGCCTGCCCATGCGCCGCTCCCACCGCTACCAACTAATCGAGACAGCCGTCAAGCAG GCTGTGGAGAAGAAGATGAATGTCTGGGTAGAGGAGGAAGTCTGGAGGATGGAGATTTATATCTCTGTTGGAATAATTGCCCTGGGCTTGCTGTCGTTACTTGCCATCACTTCACTTCCATCCATCGCAAACTCTCTCAACTGGAGGGAATTCAGTTTCGTTCAG TCCACCCTTGGATTTATTGCCTTGGTAATCAGCACTCTGCACACACTCACATACGGATGGTCAAGGGCCTTTGATGAGAACCAGTACAAATTCTACCTGCCGCCAACCTACACCCTCACGCTGCTCGTCCCGTGTACTGTGATCCTAGCAAAAGTCATCTTCAGTTTGCCCTGCGTCCAGCAAAGACTTCTGCGAATcaggaggggctgggagaaggggagatACGTGAAGTTTGTTCTGCCCAGCGCAACGGGGGAATATTCAAGCGGGGAGACCTCTAGCAACGTCTAA
- the STEAP3 gene encoding metalloreductase STEAP3 isoform X3 — protein sequence MSRGDMAKPLLGHRSMEGDPSSMPAAGRTIGVLGSGDFARSLAIRLVCSGFKVVVGSRNPKRKASLFPSAAEVTFQAEAVKKTDIIFVAVFREHYSTLCDLADVLVGKILVDVSNNTEINHHKESNAEYLASLFPACTVVKGFNVVSAWTLQSGARDGNKQVLICSNNQEAKRTVAEIAQVMGFTPVDMGCMSSACEIENIPLRLLPAWKIPIFLALGLFLCFFTYNLIRQVIHPYIREQKNKLYKIPIEVVNTTLPCVAYVMLSLVYLPGVLAACSQLYYGTKYRRFPDWLDQWLQHRKQIGLLSFFCAALHAVYSFCLPMRRSHRYQLIETAVKQAVEKKMNVWVEEEVWRMEIYISVGIIALGLLSLLAITSLPSIANSLNWREFSFVQSTLGFIALVISTLHTLTYGWSRAFDENQYKFYLPPTYTLTLLVPCTVILAKVIFSLPCVQQRLLRIRRGWEKGRYVKFVLPSATGEYSSGETSSNV from the exons ATGTCCAGAGGAGACATGGCCAAACCCCTCCTGGGCCATCGGAGCATGGAGGGTGACCCCAGCAGCATGCCAGCGGCCGGCCGCACCATCGGGGTGCTGGGGAGCGGGGACTTTGCGCGGTCGTTGGCCATCCGCCTGGTGTGCTCCGGGTTCAAGGTGGTGGTTGGCAGCCGCAACCCGAAGCGAAAAGCCAGCCTCTTCCCTTCTGCGGCAGAAGTCACCTTCCAGGCTGAGGCGGTGAAGAAGACGGACATCATTTTTGTGGCAGTTTTCAGGGAACATTACTCCACCCTCTGTGACCTGGCTGATGTGCTGGTGGGCAAGATCCTGGTGGACGTTAGTAACAACACCGAGATCAACCATCACAAAGAATCCAATGCCGAGTACTTGGCTTCCCTGTTCCCAGCCTGCACCGTGGTCAAGGGGTTTAACGTGGTTTCTGCGTGGACGCTGCAGTCAGGTGCCAGGGATGGAAATAAGCAG GTTCTGATTTGCTCAAATAACCAAGAAGCCAAGCGCACTGTAGCAGAAATTGCTCAAGTCATGGGATTCACCCCTGTGGACATGGGCTGCATGTCATCAGCCTGTGAGATTGAGAACATTCCCCTGCGCCTCTTGCCAGCCTGGAAAATCCCCATCTTTTTGGCATTGGGgctctttctttgcttcttcacTTACAACCTGATCCGGCAGGTCATCCACCCTTACATCAGGGAACAGAAGAACAAGTTGTACAAGATCCCCATTGAGGTGGTCAACACAACGCTGCCTTGTGTGGCCTACGTCATGCTCTCTCTTGTCTACCTGCCcggggtgctggcagcctgctcccagctctACTATGGCACCAAATACAGGCGCTTTCCAGACTGGCTTGACCAGTGGCTCCAGCACCGAAAGCAGATCGGGCTCCTCAGCTTCTTCTGTGCAGCTTTGCATGCCGTGTACAGCTTCTGCCTGCCCATGCGCCGCTCCCACCGCTACCAACTAATCGAGACAGCCGTCAAGCAG GCTGTGGAGAAGAAGATGAATGTCTGGGTAGAGGAGGAAGTCTGGAGGATGGAGATTTATATCTCTGTTGGAATAATTGCCCTGGGCTTGCTGTCGTTACTTGCCATCACTTCACTTCCATCCATCGCAAACTCTCTCAACTGGAGGGAATTCAGTTTCGTTCAG TCCACCCTTGGATTTATTGCCTTGGTAATCAGCACTCTGCACACACTCACATACGGATGGTCAAGGGCCTTTGATGAGAACCAGTACAAATTCTACCTGCCGCCAACCTACACCCTCACGCTGCTCGTCCCGTGTACTGTGATCCTAGCAAAAGTCATCTTCAGTTTGCCCTGCGTCCAGCAAAGACTTCTGCGAATcaggaggggctgggagaaggggagatACGTGAAGTTTGTTCTGCCCAGCGCAACGGGGGAATATTCAAGCGGGGAGACCTCTAGCAACGTCTAA